A genome region from Halorussus pelagicus includes the following:
- a CDS encoding CPBP family intramembrane glutamic endopeptidase, translating to MSPAPQYPSFAAVTMLVLGLLIVLARASQAMFDGDEDDAPPGDGGGDSHSGVPATGAARIERHRDTGRSRAERRASEILDEGGDPWSDEGDRGKDADDANALDHRPSDAAGNDDAPWGENEAEADARRARERGRAEGEDAKRDPDEIEFSTGALLANVALSQGVFGVAILGAAWLADLPPVALGVETGNPWSVGLPALGIGAVLGVALYLANELSATVLDATGIDYSEGLRESLAPDSLRGWAVLLGVVLPIIAGFEELLFRAALVGAFAAGFGVSPWLLALFSTVAFAIGHGAQGPGGVAVTGLLGFALAAAYVLSGSLLVVVVAHYLVNALEFVVHEGLGVEWA from the coding sequence ATGTCGCCAGCGCCGCAGTACCCGTCATTCGCCGCGGTGACGATGCTCGTTCTCGGACTGCTCATCGTCCTCGCGCGGGCCTCGCAGGCGATGTTCGACGGCGACGAGGACGACGCGCCGCCGGGAGACGGGGGTGGGGACTCTCACTCCGGGGTTCCGGCGACCGGCGCGGCCCGAATCGAACGCCACCGCGACACCGGCCGGTCGCGGGCCGAGCGCCGCGCCAGCGAAATTCTCGACGAGGGCGGCGACCCGTGGAGCGACGAGGGAGACCGAGGGAAGGACGCGGACGACGCGAACGCTCTCGACCACCGGCCGAGCGACGCCGCTGGCAACGACGATGCACCGTGGGGAGAGAACGAGGCGGAAGCCGACGCTCGGCGAGCGCGCGAGCGCGGGCGGGCAGAGGGTGAGGACGCGAAACGCGATCCCGACGAAATCGAGTTCTCGACCGGTGCCCTGCTGGCGAACGTCGCGCTGAGTCAGGGCGTCTTCGGCGTCGCCATCCTCGGTGCGGCGTGGCTGGCCGACCTGCCCCCGGTCGCGCTCGGCGTCGAGACGGGCAATCCGTGGAGCGTCGGTCTGCCCGCCCTCGGAATCGGCGCGGTCCTCGGCGTCGCGCTCTACCTCGCCAACGAACTCTCCGCGACGGTGCTGGACGCGACGGGCATCGACTATTCGGAGGGCCTGCGCGAATCGCTCGCGCCCGACTCGCTCCGCGGGTGGGCAGTCCTGCTCGGGGTCGTCCTGCCGATCATCGCTGGCTTCGAGGAACTGCTCTTTCGAGCGGCGCTCGTCGGCGCGTTCGCCGCGGGATTCGGCGTCTCGCCGTGGTTGTTGGCTCTCTTCTCGACCGTCGCGTTCGCCATCGGCCACGGCGCGCAGGGTCCCGGCGGCGTTGCGGTGACGGGCCTGCTCGGGTTCGCGCTGGCGGCCGCTTACGTCCTCTCGGGTAGTCTGCTGGTCGTGGTGGTCGCCCACTACCTCGTCAACGCGCTGGAGTTCGTCGTCCACGAGGGCTTGGGCGTCGAGTGGGCGTGA
- a CDS encoding DUF7122 family protein, which yields MTEKSNDGQRFDRLPATADDREVEGRATRKEVVEWWDQRFEIPPETFEEYTFWEKGKGKIWILHGDIASPLRIEALGMKFLRTRQEHWKPTTNAVQRFGREATKNVIELTREQARRFVRGEDQELDWDGDWGYLVATHELADAPEPLGVGLFVHGELKSPVPKGRQRDL from the coding sequence ATGACGGAAAAATCGAACGACGGCCAGCGATTCGACCGCCTGCCAGCGACGGCCGACGACCGCGAGGTCGAGGGGCGCGCGACCCGCAAGGAGGTCGTCGAGTGGTGGGACCAGCGGTTCGAAATCCCGCCCGAGACCTTCGAGGAGTACACCTTCTGGGAGAAGGGCAAGGGGAAAATCTGGATTCTCCACGGCGACATCGCGTCGCCGCTCCGCATCGAAGCTCTCGGCATGAAGTTCCTGCGCACCCGGCAGGAACACTGGAAGCCGACGACCAACGCGGTCCAGCGGTTCGGCCGCGAGGCGACAAAGAACGTCATCGAACTCACCCGCGAGCAGGCCCGGCGGTTCGTCCGCGGCGAGGACCAAGAACTCGACTGGGACGGCGACTGGGGGTATCTAGTCGCCACCCACGAACTCGCCGACGCGCCCGAACCGCTCGGCGTCGGCCTGTTCGTCCACGGCGAACTGAAGAGTCCGGTGCCGAAGGGTCGCCAGCGCGACCTCTGA
- a CDS encoding DEAD/DEAH box helicase codes for MADATLTYKGGTVRVESDTDLDLPHAETDARSKTLRAPAFRYAALREALDRRSVSSEDSVLDAPDLPDVASTYELREYQRDALSAWADAGKRGVLELPTGSGKTVIGLQAIEECQTATLVVVPTIDLLEQWRGELEAEFGVPVGQLGGGEQTVEPLTVSTYDSAYLRADELGDRFGLAVFDEVHHLGGEGYRDIARLLAAPARMGLTATFERPDGAHEAVAELVGERVYAIDPDELAGDHLAPYDIKRLEVELTDEERRRYEDANEVFTNYLAKSNIRMQSGSDYQELVKRSGSDPEAREALLAKQRAREVMMNSKRKVETLEAILGDHRDDRIIVFTAHNDLVYRLSERFLLPAITHQTGAPERREILSRFREGDYSRVVTSNVLDEGVDVPDANVAVVLSGSGSEREFTQRLGRILRPTEDDRPALLYEVVSAETAEERVAERRR; via the coding sequence GTGGCCGACGCGACGCTGACCTACAAAGGGGGAACCGTCCGGGTCGAGAGCGACACCGACCTCGACCTGCCCCACGCCGAGACCGACGCGCGCTCGAAGACCTTGCGAGCGCCCGCCTTCCGGTACGCCGCGCTCCGCGAGGCGCTGGACCGGCGAAGCGTCTCCTCCGAGGATTCGGTCCTCGACGCGCCGGACCTCCCCGACGTGGCTTCGACCTACGAACTCCGGGAGTACCAGCGCGACGCGCTCTCGGCGTGGGCGGACGCCGGGAAGCGGGGAGTCCTCGAACTCCCGACCGGGAGCGGCAAGACCGTCATCGGCCTGCAAGCCATCGAGGAGTGCCAGACCGCGACGCTGGTCGTCGTCCCCACTATCGACTTGCTGGAGCAGTGGCGCGGCGAGTTGGAGGCGGAGTTCGGCGTCCCCGTCGGCCAACTGGGCGGCGGCGAGCAGACCGTCGAACCCCTCACCGTCTCGACCTACGACTCGGCGTACCTGCGCGCCGACGAGTTGGGCGACCGATTCGGTCTCGCCGTCTTCGACGAGGTCCACCACCTCGGCGGCGAGGGCTATCGGGACATCGCGCGCCTGCTGGCCGCGCCCGCCCGGATGGGCCTGACCGCGACGTTCGAGCGCCCGGACGGCGCACACGAGGCCGTCGCCGAGTTGGTCGGCGAGCGCGTCTACGCCATCGACCCCGACGAACTCGCGGGCGACCACCTCGCGCCCTACGACATCAAGCGCCTCGAAGTCGAACTGACCGACGAGGAACGCAGGCGCTACGAGGACGCCAACGAGGTGTTCACGAACTATCTCGCCAAATCCAACATCCGGATGCAGAGCGGGAGCGACTATCAGGAACTCGTCAAGCGCTCCGGGTCGGACCCCGAGGCGCGCGAGGCCCTGCTCGCCAAACAGCGCGCCCGAGAAGTGATGATGAACAGCAAGAGGAAAGTCGAGACCCTCGAAGCAATTCTTGGAGACCACCGCGACGACCGAATTATTGTCTTCACGGCGCACAACGATCTCGTCTACCGACTCTCCGAGCGATTCTTACTCCCAGCCATCACCCACCAGACCGGCGCACCCGAGCGCCGCGAGATTCTGAGCAGGTTCCGCGAGGGCGACTACTCGCGGGTCGTCACCTCGAACGTTCTGGACGAGGGCGTGGACGTGCCCGACGCGAACGTCGCGGTCGTCCTCTCGGGGAGCGGGAGCGAACGCGAGTTCACCCAGCGTCTCGGTCGCATCCTCCGGCCGACCGAGGACGACCGGCCCGCCCTGCTCTACGAGGTCGTCAGTGCCGAGACCGCCGAGGAGCGCGTTGCCGAGCGGCGGCGCTGA
- the dnaJ gene encoding molecular chaperone DnaJ has translation MSEDFYDILGVSRDADEDEIKSAYRDKATDYHPDVSDDPNAEEKFKKLQKAKEVLTDEEKRQAYDQMGHERFEQAEKRGGFDGGAGGAGRGGMGGGGPFGGGMGGQGGMGDIFEQFFGGGSGGGRSNRPQKGQDLRTRLTIDLQDAYEGVQKQVSVRRPERCGDCDGEGHPPGTDSNTCQECNGRGQVTQVQQTPLGRVQQTQTCRHCGGEGEIYAETCSTCGGDGTVRKEATLSVEVPAGIQSGQSLQMEGEGAPGPNGGPNGDLLIEIEVEDHPDFERDGDDLRRQEPISFPQATFGDTVEIPTLDGTVEMDVPAGTQSGETFRLQGKGMPRLRRRGQGDLYVQVQVVTPDNLNDEQKEALQQFAEAGGEEVSVEEGFFEKIKNSF, from the coding sequence ATGAGCGAGGACTTCTACGACATACTCGGCGTGAGTAGGGACGCCGACGAGGACGAGATAAAATCTGCCTACCGCGACAAGGCGACCGACTACCACCCCGACGTGAGCGACGACCCGAACGCCGAGGAGAAGTTCAAAAAGCTCCAGAAGGCCAAGGAAGTGCTGACCGACGAGGAGAAGCGCCAAGCCTACGACCAGATGGGCCACGAACGGTTCGAGCAGGCCGAGAAGCGCGGCGGCTTCGACGGCGGGGCGGGCGGCGCTGGCCGCGGGGGTATGGGCGGCGGCGGTCCGTTCGGCGGCGGCATGGGCGGCCAAGGCGGTATGGGCGACATCTTCGAGCAGTTCTTCGGCGGGGGCAGTGGCGGCGGCCGGTCCAACCGCCCGCAGAAGGGCCAAGACCTCCGGACGCGCCTGACCATCGACCTCCAAGACGCCTACGAGGGCGTCCAGAAGCAGGTCAGCGTCCGGCGGCCCGAGCGCTGTGGCGACTGCGACGGCGAGGGTCACCCGCCGGGCACCGACTCGAACACCTGTCAGGAGTGCAACGGTCGGGGGCAGGTCACGCAGGTCCAACAGACCCCGCTCGGGCGCGTCCAGCAGACCCAGACCTGTCGCCACTGCGGCGGCGAGGGCGAAATCTACGCCGAGACGTGTTCGACCTGTGGCGGCGACGGCACGGTCCGCAAGGAAGCCACGCTGTCGGTCGAAGTCCCGGCGGGCATCCAGTCGGGCCAGAGCCTCCAGATGGAGGGCGAGGGCGCGCCCGGACCCAACGGCGGCCCGAACGGCGACCTGCTCATCGAGATCGAAGTCGAGGACCACCCCGACTTCGAGCGCGACGGCGACGACCTCCGGCGGCAGGAACCCATCTCGTTCCCGCAGGCGACGTTCGGCGACACCGTCGAGATTCCGACCCTCGACGGCACCGTCGAGATGGACGTGCCCGCGGGCACCCAGAGCGGCGAGACGTTCCGCCTGCAGGGCAAGGGGATGCCCCGCCTCCGACGGCGCGGGCAGGGCGACCTCTACGTGCAGGTGCAGGTCGTCACCCCCGACAACCTGAACGACGAGCAGAAGGAGGCGCTCCAGCAGTTCGCGGAGGCGGGTGGCGAGGAGGTCAGCGTCGAGGAAGGCTTCTTCGAGAAAATCAAAAACTCGTTCTGA
- the dnaK gene encoding molecular chaperone DnaK produces the protein MASNKILGIDLGTTNSAFAVMEGGDPEIIVNSEGERTTPSVVAFDDGERLVGKPAKNQAVQNPERTIQSIKRHMGEEDYTVEIDGEDYTPEQISAMTLQKIKRDAEEYLGDDVEKAVITVPAYFNDKQRQATKDAGEIAGFEVERIVNEPTAASMAYGLDDESDQTVLVYDLGGGTFDVSILDLGGGVYEVVATNGDNDLGGDDWDEAIIDYLADEFENEHNIDLREDRQALQRLKDAAEEAKIELSSRKEADINLPFITATDEGPVHLENSITRAKFESLTSDLIKRTVGPTEQALEDAGYSESDIDEVILVGGSTRMPQVQEQVEEMTGQEPKKNVNPDEAVALGAAIQGGVLSGDVDDIVLLDVTPLSLGIEVKGGLFERLIDKNTTIPTEESKVFTTAAANQTSVQVRVFQGEREIAEENELLGEFQLTGIPPAPAGTPQIEVGFNIDENGIVNVTAEDQGSGNSEEITIEGGAGLSDDQIEQMQEEAEKHEEEDQQRRERIEARNEAESAIQRAETLLDENEEEIDDDLKSDIETEIEGLQEVLQDEDATKDDLEDATESLSEALQEIGKQMYQQQAQAGAGGAGAGPGGAAGAGPGGMGGQAGPGGADAGDDEEYVDADFEDVDDDEE, from the coding sequence ATGGCGAGCAACAAGATTCTGGGCATCGACCTTGGTACCACGAACAGCGCGTTCGCGGTCATGGAGGGCGGCGACCCGGAGATTATCGTCAACAGCGAGGGCGAGCGAACCACGCCCTCGGTCGTCGCGTTCGACGACGGCGAGCGTCTCGTCGGGAAACCCGCCAAGAATCAGGCGGTTCAGAATCCCGAGCGCACGATCCAGTCCATCAAGCGGCACATGGGCGAGGAGGACTACACCGTCGAAATCGACGGTGAGGACTACACGCCGGAGCAGATTTCGGCGATGACCCTCCAGAAAATCAAGCGCGACGCCGAGGAGTACCTCGGCGACGACGTGGAGAAGGCGGTCATCACGGTCCCTGCCTACTTCAACGACAAACAGCGCCAAGCGACCAAGGACGCCGGTGAAATTGCCGGGTTCGAGGTCGAGCGCATCGTCAACGAACCGACCGCCGCGTCGATGGCGTACGGACTGGACGACGAGTCCGACCAGACCGTCCTCGTCTACGACCTCGGCGGAGGGACCTTCGACGTGTCCATCCTCGACCTCGGCGGCGGCGTCTACGAGGTCGTCGCCACGAACGGTGACAACGACCTCGGCGGCGACGACTGGGACGAGGCCATCATCGACTACCTCGCCGACGAGTTCGAGAACGAGCACAACATCGACCTCCGCGAGGACCGACAGGCCCTCCAGCGGCTGAAGGACGCGGCCGAAGAAGCCAAAATCGAACTCTCCTCCCGGAAAGAAGCCGACATCAACCTCCCGTTCATCACGGCGACCGACGAGGGTCCGGTCCACCTCGAAAACAGCATCACTCGCGCGAAGTTCGAGAGTCTGACTTCGGACCTCATCAAGCGCACTGTCGGCCCGACCGAGCAGGCGCTCGAAGACGCGGGCTACTCCGAGAGCGACATCGACGAGGTCATCCTTGTCGGCGGTTCGACGCGGATGCCCCAGGTCCAAGAACAGGTCGAGGAGATGACCGGCCAAGAGCCAAAGAAGAACGTCAACCCCGACGAGGCCGTCGCGCTCGGCGCGGCGATTCAGGGCGGCGTTCTCTCGGGCGACGTGGACGACATCGTACTGCTCGACGTGACGCCCCTCTCGCTCGGTATCGAGGTCAAGGGCGGTCTCTTCGAGCGTCTTATCGACAAGAACACCACGATTCCGACCGAGGAGTCGAAGGTGTTCACCACGGCCGCGGCCAACCAGACCTCCGTGCAGGTCCGAGTCTTCCAAGGCGAGCGCGAAATCGCCGAGGAGAACGAACTGCTCGGCGAGTTCCAGTTGACGGGCATCCCGCCCGCTCCGGCCGGAACGCCCCAGATCGAGGTCGGGTTCAACATCGACGAGAACGGTATCGTCAACGTCACGGCCGAGGACCAAGGCTCGGGCAACTCCGAGGAGATTACCATCGAGGGCGGTGCGGGTCTCTCCGACGACCAGATCGAGCAGATGCAGGAAGAGGCCGAGAAGCACGAGGAGGAGGACCAGCAGCGCCGTGAGCGCATCGAGGCCCGCAACGAGGCCGAGAGCGCCATCCAGCGCGCCGAGACCCTGCTCGACGAGAACGAGGAGGAGATCGACGACGACCTCAAATCCGATATCGAGACCGAAATCGAGGGACTTCAGGAGGTCCTACAGGACGAGGACGCCACGAAGGACGACCTCGAAGACGCCACCGAAAGCCTCAGTGAGGCGCTTCAGGAAATCGGCAAGCAGATGTACCAACAGCAGGCTCAGGCCGGTGCTGGCGGTGCGGGTGCAGGTCCCGGCGGCGCGGCGGGTGCTGGACCGGGCGGCATGGGCGGTCAGGCCGGACCCGGCGGTGCGGACGCTGGCGACGACGAAGAGTACGTTGACGCCGACTTCGAGGACGTGGACGACGACGAAGAGTAA
- a CDS encoding AMP-binding protein has protein sequence MDTLEDVDEVVHEPSEEFVESTNVYQFMQEYGIEDYDELIERTTSEVEGVEESGVEWFWDDLVEYLGIDFYEDYDAIRDDSEGPQFSEWYEGGELNIAHNVVDRHARPDSETRNKVATIWEGEDGEVREITYHELARRSNKVANALEERGVEAGDSVGLYMPMVPEVVSILYGAFKVGAIVVPIFSGFGVDATATRIEDPECEVLFTADGFYRRGDEVLLKDAADEAIDQAGHVEHTIVYERLGYITSDEKSLKWRSRDESWEEAVETQSDEYDTASMDSNDESMLLYSSGTTGKPKGIVHTHAGALMQAAKEIYFGFDHKPSDRFFWVSDIGWMMGPWTLIGNHALGGTVFMYEGAPDHPEPDRFWEMIDRHGISTFGISPTAIRALRKYGDEQVEKHDLSTLRLLGSTGEPWDPESWRWFHEKVGGGDAPIINISGGTEIMGCFLMPMPIQSLKPTTLGGPGLGMDIDIVDSQGESIADTHERGFLVARDSCPSMTKSLWSGDERYLEEYWSTFEDPPMWDHGDWAQKDADGFWFLHGRADDAINVAGRKVGPAEVEGALIDHEAVNQAAAVGVPDDTTGQAVVAYVILEDSFEVGDDLREELRGQVGDELGKPFRPREVLFVDEFPKTQSGKIIRRAIEATYTGEDLGDMSSIENPESLEQLEDAE, from the coding sequence ATGGATACGCTCGAAGACGTAGACGAGGTCGTCCACGAACCCAGCGAGGAGTTCGTGGAATCGACGAACGTCTACCAGTTCATGCAAGAGTACGGCATCGAGGACTACGACGAATTGATAGAACGGACGACCTCGGAGGTCGAGGGCGTCGAGGAGTCGGGCGTCGAGTGGTTCTGGGACGACCTGGTCGAGTACCTCGGCATCGACTTCTACGAGGACTACGACGCTATCCGCGACGATAGCGAGGGACCGCAGTTCTCGGAGTGGTACGAGGGCGGCGAGTTGAACATCGCCCACAACGTCGTGGACCGCCACGCTCGGCCCGACAGCGAGACCCGAAACAAGGTCGCCACCATCTGGGAGGGCGAGGACGGCGAGGTCCGGGAGATTACTTACCACGAACTCGCTCGCCGGTCGAACAAGGTCGCCAACGCGCTCGAAGAACGCGGCGTCGAGGCGGGCGACTCGGTTGGACTCTACATGCCGATGGTCCCAGAGGTCGTCTCGATTCTCTACGGCGCGTTCAAGGTCGGGGCCATCGTCGTGCCCATCTTCTCCGGGTTCGGGGTGGACGCGACCGCGACCCGCATCGAGGACCCCGAATGCGAAGTGCTGTTCACCGCGGACGGCTTCTACCGTCGCGGTGACGAGGTGTTGCTGAAAGACGCCGCCGACGAGGCCATCGACCAAGCGGGCCACGTCGAACACACCATCGTCTACGAGCGACTGGGTTACATCACCAGCGACGAGAAGTCCCTGAAGTGGCGGAGCCGCGACGAGTCGTGGGAGGAAGCCGTCGAGACTCAATCGGACGAGTACGACACCGCGTCGATGGACTCGAACGACGAGTCGATGCTGCTGTACTCGTCGGGTACGACCGGCAAGCCGAAGGGCATCGTCCACACGCACGCTGGCGCGCTGATGCAGGCCGCCAAGGAAATCTACTTCGGCTTCGACCACAAGCCCAGCGACCGTTTCTTCTGGGTGAGCGACATCGGGTGGATGATGGGACCGTGGACGCTCATCGGCAACCACGCCTTGGGCGGCACCGTCTTCATGTACGAGGGCGCGCCAGACCACCCCGAACCCGACCGCTTCTGGGAGATGATCGACCGCCACGGCATCTCGACGTTCGGCATCTCGCCGACCGCGATTCGCGCACTCCGGAAGTACGGCGACGAACAGGTCGAGAAACACGACCTCTCGACGCTCCGCCTACTCGGGTCCACGGGTGAACCGTGGGACCCCGAGAGCTGGCGGTGGTTCCACGAGAAAGTCGGCGGCGGGGACGCGCCCATCATCAACATCTCCGGCGGCACCGAAATCATGGGCTGTTTCCTCATGCCGATGCCGATTCAGTCGCTCAAGCCAACCACGTTGGGCGGACCCGGACTGGGCATGGACATCGACATCGTGGACTCGCAGGGCGAGTCCATCGCCGACACCCACGAGCGCGGGTTCCTCGTCGCCAGAGATTCGTGTCCCTCGATGACCAAAAGCCTCTGGTCGGGCGACGAGCGCTATCTCGAAGAATACTGGTCCACGTTCGAGGACCCGCCGATGTGGGACCACGGCGACTGGGCCCAGAAGGACGCCGATGGCTTCTGGTTCCTCCACGGCCGGGCCGACGACGCCATCAACGTGGCGGGCCGCAAGGTCGGTCCCGCGGAGGTCGAGGGCGCGCTCATCGACCACGAGGCCGTCAATCAGGCCGCCGCGGTCGGCGTGCCCGACGATACCACCGGGCAGGCCGTCGTCGCCTACGTCATCCTCGAAGACAGCTTCGAGGTCGGCGACGACCTGCGCGAGGAGTTGCGCGGACAGGTCGGCGACGAACTCGGGAAACCGTTCCGCCCCCGCGAGGTGCTATTCGTGGACGAGTTCCCGAAGACCCAATCCGGCAAAATCATCCGGCGAGCAATCGAGGCGACCTACACCGGCGAGGATTTGGGCGATATGAGTAGTATCGAGAACCCCGAATCCTTGGAGCAGTTGGAAGACGCCGAGTAG
- a CDS encoding DUF790 family protein, with protein MLTKDLLRVSRAGGGYRPQFAGREHRPLAARVLGTYQGHVGETRSDLDSALADLEGEADHFKLVRGFAKLLEREAAFETRATIPPERARRAAFEAAETVGVVSESERDAALREASDRLAANPDPSKLADSLYADLEERQVLAAFDARWDPDQLLAQYNLSLAQTALFDATELRVRTSDPKALVSAVKRLRLMYEIRRTEDERQTSLSDREVVVTGPDALFRSTRRYGTRFARLLRTVAKADSWTLSATIDDYGTERTLSLSNDDPVRVPGVEPVADVTFDSGVEADFAARFESLDSDWKLTREPEPLETGARVMIPDFAFDYRHADFRVFFEIMGFWTPEYVEKKLSQLETVEDVELVVAVDESLGVGEEIAARDHRAIPYSGTIRLKDVRDALRRYEDELVAESAADLPDELRPAADVISLAALAGKRGVSEDAIEETAFPDHERVGRTLVRPAVLADLADNIETGMAFADAEAVLAERGIDDASAVLSELGFAVEWEGLSGGTVREKERS; from the coding sequence ATGCTAACCAAGGACCTGCTTCGCGTCTCCAGAGCAGGCGGCGGGTATCGCCCCCAGTTCGCTGGCCGGGAACACCGGCCGCTGGCCGCGCGGGTCCTCGGCACGTATCAGGGCCACGTCGGCGAGACCCGGAGCGACCTCGATTCGGCGCTCGCCGACTTGGAAGGCGAGGCCGACCACTTCAAACTCGTCCGGGGGTTCGCCAAACTCCTCGAACGCGAGGCCGCCTTCGAGACCCGCGCGACGATTCCACCGGAGCGCGCCCGCCGGGCCGCCTTCGAGGCCGCCGAGACGGTTGGCGTCGTCTCCGAGAGCGAGCGCGACGCCGCGCTTCGGGAGGCGAGCGACCGCCTCGCGGCCAACCCCGACCCCAGCAAACTCGCCGACTCGCTGTACGCCGACTTGGAGGAGCGACAGGTCCTCGCGGCGTTCGACGCGCGCTGGGACCCCGACCAACTGCTCGCGCAGTACAACCTCTCGCTGGCCCAAACGGCCCTTTTTGATGCGACCGAACTACGCGTTCGCACGTCGGACCCGAAGGCGCTCGTCTCGGCGGTCAAGCGCCTCCGCTTGATGTACGAGATTCGCAGGACGGAGGACGAGCGCCAAACGTCCCTCTCGGACCGCGAAGTCGTCGTCACCGGTCCCGACGCGCTCTTTCGCTCGACGCGGCGGTACGGCACCCGGTTCGCGCGCCTGCTCCGGACCGTCGCCAAGGCCGACTCGTGGACGCTCTCGGCGACCATCGACGATTATGGCACCGAGCGCACGCTCTCGCTGTCGAACGACGACCCGGTACGCGTGCCGGGCGTCGAACCAGTCGCGGACGTGACCTTCGACAGCGGCGTCGAAGCCGACTTCGCCGCCCGGTTCGAGTCGCTGGACTCGGACTGGAAACTGACCCGCGAACCCGAACCGCTCGAAACCGGCGCGCGGGTGATGATTCCGGACTTCGCGTTCGACTATCGCCACGCCGATTTCCGAGTCTTCTTCGAGATTATGGGCTTTTGGACGCCCGAGTACGTCGAGAAGAAACTCTCGCAACTCGAAACCGTCGAGGACGTGGAACTGGTGGTCGCGGTGGACGAGAGTCTGGGCGTCGGCGAGGAGATAGCCGCCCGCGACCACCGCGCGATTCCCTACTCGGGGACGATTCGGCTCAAGGACGTGCGCGACGCCCTCCGGCGCTACGAGGACGAACTCGTCGCCGAGAGCGCGGCGGACCTGCCCGACGAACTCCGCCCGGCGGCCGACGTGATTTCGCTCGCCGCGCTCGCGGGCAAGCGCGGCGTCAGCGAGGACGCAATCGAGGAGACGGCGTTCCCCGACCACGAGCGCGTCGGGCGAACCCTCGTCCGGCCCGCGGTCCTCGCCGACCTCGCCGACAACATCGAGACCGGGATGGCGTTCGCGGACGCCGAGGCGGTGCTGGCCGAGCGAGGCATCGATGACGCGAGCGCGGTCCTCTCGGAGTTGGGGTTCGCCGTCGAGTGGGAGGGACTGAGCGGCGGGACCGTCCGGGAGAAAGAGCGGTCGTAG
- a CDS encoding nucleotide exchange factor GrpE, whose amino-acid sequence MTDEEVTEQVRDDAEATEDVENADAEEQADLLGPESTKLVAEVAAQDAELATDLEGHLAGLEADKAETEERADDLESKLKRNRADFKNYKKRAKKRQEQMKNRATEDLVENLLDVRDNLKRAVEDDHENVESLQEGVEMTLKELDRVFEDEDVTEIAPEPGTETDPQRHEVMMQVESDQPEGTVADVYQPGYEMDEKVLRAAQVTVSEGGDGE is encoded by the coding sequence ATGACCGACGAGGAAGTCACCGAGCAGGTTCGGGACGACGCCGAGGCGACCGAAGACGTAGAGAACGCCGACGCCGAGGAGCAGGCCGACCTCCTCGGCCCGGAGAGTACCAAACTCGTCGCCGAAGTCGCCGCGCAGGACGCCGAACTCGCCACCGACCTCGAAGGCCACCTCGCGGGTCTCGAAGCCGACAAGGCCGAGACCGAGGAGCGCGCCGACGACCTCGAATCCAAACTCAAGCGCAACCGAGCGGACTTCAAGAACTACAAGAAGCGCGCCAAGAAGCGCCAAGAGCAGATGAAAAATCGCGCCACTGAGGACCTCGTGGAGAATCTGCTGGACGTGCGCGACAACCTGAAGCGCGCCGTCGAGGACGACCACGAGAACGTCGAGAGCCTACAGGAGGGCGTCGAGATGACGCTGAAGGAACTCGACCGCGTGTTCGAGGACGAGGACGTAACCGAAATCGCCCCCGAACCCGGTACCGAGACCGACCCCCAGCGCCACGAAGTGATGATGCAGGTCGAGAGCGACCAACCCGAGGGCACCGTCGCCGACGTGTACCAACCCGGCTACGAGATGGACGAGAAGGTCCTCCGGGCCGCGCAGGTGACCGTCAGCGAGGGTGGCGACGGCGAGTAG
- a CDS encoding luciferase domain-containing protein has protein sequence MGDRDQRQAARLVDRIIEEVAAWPHVETNEHRFEGREFTLGPREVGHVHRWGIVDVPFTKRLRETLVGEGATEEHHVVPESGWTTRYVEDDEDVEQSIWLLRLSYLYHVNNLKKTPKGAENFENVDVAAELDDLGVSEAVRAAFERRGVMETGK, from the coding sequence ATGGGGGACCGAGACCAGCGTCAAGCGGCGCGACTCGTGGACCGAATCATCGAGGAAGTCGCCGCGTGGCCCCACGTCGAAACCAACGAACACCGCTTCGAGGGCCGAGAGTTCACGCTCGGCCCGCGCGAGGTGGGTCACGTCCACCGGTGGGGTATCGTGGACGTGCCGTTCACCAAGCGCCTGCGCGAGACCCTCGTCGGGGAGGGCGCGACCGAGGAGCATCACGTCGTCCCCGAATCGGGGTGGACGACGCGCTACGTCGAGGACGACGAGGACGTAGAACAGTCCATCTGGCTGTTGCGGTTGTCGTATCTCTACCACGTCAACAACCTGAAGAAGACGCCGAAGGGTGCGGAGAACTTCGAGAACGTCGATGTCGCGGCGGAGCTAGACGATTTGGGCGTGAGCGAGGCGGTTCGGGCGGCGTTCGAGCGGCGGGGCGTGATGGAGACTGGGAAATAG
- a CDS encoding GNAT family N-acetyltransferase codes for MPGVTFARGERVTLRTVERDDVPFLQRGRNHPVVRGPLGLPDPTNARQVEDTVEEWVEED; via the coding sequence ATGCCCGGCGTCACTTTTGCGCGCGGCGAGCGAGTCACGCTCCGCACCGTCGAACGCGACGACGTGCCGTTCCTCCAGCGCGGCCGCAACCACCCCGTGGTCCGCGGACCGCTCGGTCTGCCCGACCCCACGAACGCCCGGCAGGTCGAGGACACCGTCGAGGAGTGGGTCGAAGAGGACTGA